From Zea mays cultivar B73 chromosome 3, Zm-B73-REFERENCE-NAM-5.0, whole genome shotgun sequence:
TGTAAATTCGGTGCAGTGTGCAAGTTCCATCATCCCCGGGTGAGATCACTGCCCCCTCCAGATTGTGTCTTAAGTCCAATGGGTCTTCCACTACGTCCAGTAAGTCATTAAACCCTTCACCGTTTCTGTTGTATCGGTCCTTTGTTTAGGCATTTTATCAATTATATATGAATATGTTGATTGTTGTACTACCTCGTCTCTTTATGGGATAGGCTCCGCAAATTTTCTTGTGGAAACACATCATCATTTAGAATATGCATCAATGCGACTGCTTGGTTGTTGTAGTCTAGAAATTTGAAAATCAAATATGTGCTATGCTGTTTATAAAGAGGCTCTCGTGTCAGACAAAGAAAGTGAAGGATGTTCCATACACGTTTCTCAGCCAGATGATTGATTTCAGTGGGGCATGATTTCTGCTAATGATGATTGATTTATTCTCCTAGTCCTAGCAATAAATGCACAACTTATTAAAGACACTAAGATGCATATTCAAGGTACCACTATTAGACCATTCTTTATATGTGTTGGTTGAGCTCTGGTTTATCATAAAAAACTTTAGAGGGCTGTGCAACAAATCTCACTGTGGCTTGCAGGCATCGTTGTTGATACCTGGACACTGATTAGAGCAATGTCAAAAGTTACAAATTTGCTAGGACAGGTATTATCAGACAGTTACTCGGTAGAGGAAGGGACAAGTGCACAGACTGATGTCTGCTTACAAATAGAGCCTGTCTCATCAATAGGCACTAGATAGTCCTTTTGCTGCACCTCATTGAATGGCCTGTCGTCTTGATTATCCTGTCCCCAATGGTTTTTCAGGGTGAAGAACTGTGCAAATTCTATTCTCGTTACGGCATCTGCAAGTTCGGCGCCAACTGTAAATTCGACCATCCTACAGTGGTTGCTCCAATGGTCTATGCGTATGGTTTCTCCGCGTCTGCTTCCCCTGCATCCGCTTCGACTAATGTACCTATGGCGCGACGCCTTCTGGGATCCCCACCGGGGTCTGGATATACATCTTAGGCGTCGTTTTTTTTTTCAGTTGACCTACTTCGATTTATAAAATCCATGGCACTGCCTCAGGCGCTGTGAATGTTTCTCCTAACTTCCTGCCGGGATCAAAGTTCTGTAAATTGAGTTGCTACCGGAGATGTACAGCCCCTTTTTTTTTGGTTAATCCAGATCTTTGGGAATAACTCTCGAAACCGAATAAACTTTGGATACAGAGATGCCAGTTTTCAGGTGCCTGCACTATTTGACATTATTGCTGCACCTATGGTTCCGAACAGAGGAACAGTTGAATTCTCTGGAGGGGCTGAAGCCTGCACTTGTGCAGTTGAGATTATATCATCGCGTCGATTTATTTTGGAACCTGTATTCAGCTGGTGTTGAGGCATTTGTTTCTGAGGTGAAATGAACTCTCCATGCCCAACAACTGAAACTAAAGACGACACGATAAGGTGCCTGACCTGAACCGGCACATTTCCTGTGGTCAGGTTTAATCATATATATGTAGCTGAAAGGAAAAAAAAAACGCGAAGGACTTTTATTGTGATGAACTGATGATGTCATGTGGGCCAGGTGGCTTCCACCAGGCCCTCACTCTCGACTCCTCTGATCTGTATGAAAAGCCTACTGCACCCTCACTCTGGGACTCCTGACCGAAGCCTGTCTACTGCTGTGGTTGGTTTACGAAAGGAGCAATTTGACCATACCCTACAGAGTTAAAGACCGAGTCTCTCCCATCTTTTGTTGGGCCTGAGATTCCTCAGTTTTGCTTGAGCGATCTGTGCACGATGAAGCATGTTATGTACACCACGGCTTGCATTTGGTTCGACTTCGACACAACACATGGTTCGAGTATACTCGCCACTCGGCCTCGGGTGCCCATGCCGTGGCCGTTGGGTCGGTCGCGGCCAGCCCCGACCCCGACGAGGCCATGACGCCAGCTGGTGCGTGTCAGCGTGTGCGCACGGGAGACGACGGGAGGGTAGTGGATGATTTCTAATTCCAAATCTCCCATCCCGAGCCGTGCCCTCGCTTTCTCCGAAAAGCGGGAGCGAGCGCTCCTCTCACTTTTTACATCTTCACTTCACTTGGCCTACCAGCAGTCCAGCAGAGTTTCCGTCTCCCCGACTCCCGACTGCCGGCCCTGACCTGCCCTGCGCCGCGCGGAGCCGCGTACTACCGCCCGCCCACCACCGAAACCCTAGAGCAAGCAGGGATGCACAGTCCGGTcccgctcctcctcctcctgctcctctgcaCGGCCGCGGCGGCCTCCGACGGCTCCCAGCCCCAGGTACGTCACGCCAGCCGCCAGCGTCTTCTCTTCCCCTATTCTCGCTTGGCTGCCTCGACCCCCCTGCCGCAATCGATCCCAGCTCACGTTGCGCCTCCGCGCAGGCGCAGGCaccgggggcggcgcggcgggggaTGGTGCCAGTGGCCCCCGCGGAGGCGGAGCTCGGCACCATGGTGGCGCTCGCCCTCAACGGCACGCGGCGCCGGCTCGGGGGCAGCTTCCAGCTTTGCGCGCCCTGCACCTGCTGCGGCGGGGCCAGCGGCGCCTGCATCCTCGCGCCctgctgctactccatcaactgcaACATCCCCAACCGCCCCTTCGGGTACTGCTCCTTCACGCCCAAGTCCTGCCAGTGCGTCGGATGCAACCTCTGAGCTCCGTGGCCGCGGGATTCATTGGATTGGATTGGTCAGAGtgtgtttgtgtgtgtgtgtgtgtgagagagagagagagtggggtGGTAACGAATCTGTATAAAAAATTCCCCACATCCTTAGTTAAGTGGCGATTGCTATTACTTCTACCTAGTAGTATTTTGCTGTGATCACTGCTACATTCGACTTAGTTGaggaaaaaaaagagaaaggGGTCTGGGTTGATCTAGAGGTCACTACTCTGGGGTTTTGCTTTTCTGTCGCCACACATTGGATGTCTGATTAGGATGCTACTACTTGTTCATAGTGGTTTGTTGTTGATAGCTGGAATAAATATACCTGTTTAGGTGCATGGATCTAGTCATCTAGTGCATTTTAGTGGATGCCATCTCTTCCGTCCTGATCAGTGCCTACTGCCCTGGAATGTGATCGCTCTAGCTCGTTCGTCATCGTGCCGACCCTTTTCTGATGCTGACTGGATTGGCCAGACCTTATCAATCACCACATTTAATAACTCAAGGTGATGAGAACGGGAGGCGACTACTGTAGCAAATGAGTGGAGGCTCGACGGTGAGGAATTGCTGACATTAGGGAAACACATGCGTGATGGTGGGTTGCATAGGGTCGGAGGCTCGGAGCAGAGTTTGAGTAATTACATAGGATAGTGGTGACTCCAATGGCAGCGAGAGGGGATCAGTTGGGTGGGGCTGAAACACAAAAGGGATTAGGTGGGATTTTTAACTAGGTGGGGGCTGGTTCAAATGATGAATAGTGATGCACGCTCGTGTGTGTATATATTTGTATACTTTCTTCAATTTTTGCCTTTCCTAGACATAATACATAACTGAATAGCAAAAATTACGTATGCCGAAAAAAAATATCAAATCTTATAATTTATAAACCGAGAGTACCATTTAAGCGTCATACTTCCTAACATTGGTACTTTAAAATCGTACTACCTACTTTGATACTTTAATAGCTATGATCGAGATTTCCATCCGTTTCAAATTATGAGACAATTTAGCTTTTCTAGACATATCTGTATCTAAAAAagcaaaaaataaataaataattgtaATGGATGGAGTACCATTTAAGCCCTGTTTGACATAAGTCCGGCTCCCAAAAACATAACTTCGGCTCTAGCTTTTCTTTAAGAGCAGCCCGTCTATACGAGCTAGTGTTTTTTAAACAAATCGTTTGGCAAAACGACTCCTCTTGATACGAAGACAAGATAGAGAGGAGCTGCTAGGAgtctatatatatattgtatttatatattatacctgggtgcattcaatatagataatgcacccaggccgaacctacgcGCCAGGAGCACCTGGTCCGAGCCAACCGCCCCACCCAGGCCGAACCGACGCTTCATCTTCGTCCCTCCGCACGCTCCCGACAGAACCTTTTCACTttagactcaagtttgcaattagaggatacccctagttgcaataaacaagcaacaaacgttgcaactggagcaACAACAGAaactcaagtttgcaattagcggatacccctagttgcaatcaacaagcaacaaacgttgcaactggagtaacaacacaccatgcaatggtaatcaaggagtaaaaacagagactcaagtttgcaattagagaatacccctagttgcaatcaacaagcaacaaacgttgcaacaGAAAATCAACAAACCACGCAGTTGCAATCATTAGTTGCAACCAATATTGAACAAACGTCGGTGGTGCAATGATAATCAAAGAGTAAAAACAGACTCaagttttgtcggcgtttcgagaccgggggtccctaagccgacgagtgaatgtgccgcgtgccccagcccagatgggtcgagcgcgtgggcgagcgcgaaggggggaagcgaggtggccggagacgggcgtgagagaggtggaaatcccgcggccttcgtgttcgtcccgcgcccaggtcgggtgcgcttgcagtagggggttacaagcgtccacgcgtgtcggcgtttcgagacaggggggtccctaagccgacgagtgagtgtgctgcgtgcctcagcccagatgggtcgagcgcgtgggcgagcgcgaaggggggagaggcgaggtggccggagtcgagcgtgagagaggtggaagtcccgcggccttcgtgttcgtcccgcgcccaggtcaggtgcgcttgcagtaggggggttacaagcgtccacgcgggtgagggaagcgagcggccccaagagagcgcctgtcccgtcctcggtcccgcgcggccaaccttctctaagaaggccctggtcctcccttttatagtcgtaaggagaggatccaggtgtacaatggggggtgtagcagagtgctacgtgtctagcggagggagagctagcgccctaggtacatgccaatgtggcagccggagagatctgggcaccctgctggcgtgatgtcgtggctgtcggaggtgcggcggagcctggcggagggacagctgttggagcggtcgagtccctgctgacgtcgtcctgcttccgtaagagagctgggggccgccgtcgtcatagagcttg
This genomic window contains:
- the LOC100277337 gene encoding uncharacterized protein, with translation MHSPVPLLLLLLLCTAAAASDGSQPQAQAPGAARRGMVPVAPAEAELGTMVALALNGTRRRLGGSFQLCAPCTCCGGASGACILAPCCYSINCNIPNRPFGYCSFTPKSCQCVGCNL